Within Bacillota bacterium, the genomic segment CTCGCCGATCTCGGGAAGGTCAAGCACCATCCGCGCCACCCGCCGCAGCGCATCGTGGATGGACGGGATGTCGGCAGGCGCCGCCCCTCGATAGCCGCGCAGGAGCTGGTACACCCTGGTCTCCTGCACCATCTCTTCCACGTCGGCCGACGTCAGGGCGGCCGCCAGGCGGAACGAAACGTCCTTGATCAGGTTGACGTAGATGCCGCCCATGCCGAACGCCAGAACCGGCCCGAACTGGCGGTCCCGCACCATGCCGATGATGAGTTCCTGGCCGGCGGGCATCATCGGCGACACCTCGATGCCGTAGAACCGGTGCTCCGGCATCAGGGCGCTGACCCGCTCCTGGATCTCCACGAACGCCTTGCGCACCTCGTCTGCGCAGGTGAGCTTGAGCCGCACCCCGCCCACGTCGCTTTTGTGGACGATTTCGGGCGACGCGATCTTCAGCGCCACCGGGTATCCCAGGCGTTCGGCGACCGCGGCGGCCTGCTCGGGCGTCCTGGCCAGTTCGGAAGGTGCCACCTTGATGCCGTAGGCTGCCGCCACCTGCGCGGCCTCCGGCCCGAGCAGCACCCGCCGCCCTTCGGCCTTTACCTTCTCCAGAATCCGGCGGGCCTTGCCCGGATCCACGTCCACGAGCGGCGTGGCGCTCAGGGCGTGAGCCCGCTCCCTGATCCGCATGTACCGGTACATGCCGGCCAGCGCCGTCACGGCCTGCTCCGGGAAGGTGAAGCACGGCACCTTGTGCGCCACCAGGTACTCCGTGGCCTCCCGCACCATCTCGCCCCCGATCATGCTCACCACCACCGGCTTTTCGGGGGCAAGCTCGCGGGCCTCGACGACGATGCGCGCCACCTCCTCCGGATGCGTCGAGGTCTGCGGCGTCAACAGCACGATCACCGCATCGACACCCGGGTCGGGCAGAACCTCGCGCAGCGCAATGCGGTACCGTTCGGGCGGCGCGTCCCCGACCACGTCCACCGGGTTGAAGACCGCGCACTCGGGCGGGAGCTTTTCACGCAGCGCCTGGACGGTATCGGGGGAGAGCTTCGCGACGCTCAACTTCGCCCGCTCCACCGCGTCGGTGGCGATGATGCCGGGCCCGCCGGCATTGGTCACGATGGCGACCCGCCGTCCGGGGGGCAGCGGCTGGTTGGCGAACGCCGTGGCCAGCGCGAAGAGCTCCGTCAGGGTCTGGACCCGCAGCACGCCCGTCTGCGCGAACGCGGCCTCGTAGGCCCGGTCGTCTCCCGCCAGCGCACCGGTGTG encodes:
- the acs gene encoding acetate--CoA ligase alpha subunit, producing the protein MDTNDSPSVQPQSVEASRNGQRAKEAAFGLVNLQRLYRPRSVAVVGASANPAKLGHQVLRNIIESGYPGEVYAINPKESRILGRPCFPSIDEAPPVDLAVIVVPAEAAVAVAEACGRHGVEHLVVISAGFKEVGPEGARREAALVEIARRYGMGLVGPNCLGVIDTHTPLNAGFAAARPLEGSIAFVSQSGALGSAILDWSRYQNIGFSRFISLGNKAGLNEVDVILDAAADPHTKVVAAYLEDVKDGRRFLEEIGKASQRCPILILKSGTSEAGGRAASSHTGALAGDDRAYEAAFAQTGVLRVQTLTELFALATAFANQPLPPGRRVAIVTNAGGPGIIATDAVERAKLSVAKLSPDTVQALREKLPPECAVFNPVDVVGDAPPERYRIALREVLPDPGVDAVIVLLTPQTSTHPEEVARIVVEARELAPEKPVVVSMIGGEMVREATEYLVAHKVPCFTFPEQAVTALAGMYRYMRIRERAHALSATPLVDVDPGKARRILEKVKAEGRRVLLGPEAAQVAAAYGIKVAPSELARTPEQAAAVAERLGYPVALKIASPEIVHKSDVGGVRLKLTCADEVRKAFVEIQERVSALMPEHRFYGIEVSPMMPAGQELIIGMVRDRQFGPVLAFGMGGIYVNLIKDVSFRLAAALTSADVEEMVQETRVYQLLRGYRGAAPADIPSIHDALRRVARMVLDLPEIGELDINPLFAYPAGQGYVAVDVKITTLA